The Ramlibacter pinisoli genome has a window encoding:
- a CDS encoding glycosyltransferase family 39 protein, which yields MTPARWRRPAGVPLLLAAFAWLACTAWLRPLALPDEGRYIGVAWEMVRSGDWITPTLNGLPYFHKPPLFYWLTAGALSLAGNVAWAGRIAPWAGACLLVGSAYLFGRRWLGERGAFHWLLVLLTLPLVFVAAQYANLDMLVAGCITACILAFAQAALLEPGAPGRRQALLAGYAFAALGVLAKGLIGIVLPGMVLVVWLVVAGRPLQLLRLLWLPGLLLFLALAAPWFLAMQARFAEFAHYFFVVQHFGRYTTEGFNNARPFWFFPAVLALLGLPWSAWLATRRPAAATEVEPALRRLMWVWLAVIVGFFSLPNSKLVGYVLPAAAPFAFLLAQRWQARRDAPGWPGRLARATAPLAAVLCLAGVVAAAFQVPKSSSPLAAAIAARPPQPVAFVEGYYFDLPFYARLRQPVPVLDRWDDPRTTARDNWRRELADAGAFAPQAVAERLVLPAVLGQPGNCPGGRSWLVGPADLGKRWPLLAAAQPVAASREVALWELRDWAATPAACAGTPRPN from the coding sequence ATGACGCCGGCCCGCTGGCGCCGGCCCGCCGGCGTGCCGCTGCTGCTGGCGGCGTTCGCCTGGCTCGCCTGCACCGCCTGGCTGCGGCCGCTGGCCCTGCCCGACGAGGGCCGCTACATCGGCGTGGCCTGGGAGATGGTGCGCTCGGGCGACTGGATCACGCCCACCCTCAACGGCCTGCCCTACTTCCACAAGCCGCCCCTGTTCTACTGGCTCACCGCGGGTGCGCTGTCGCTGGCCGGCAACGTGGCCTGGGCCGGCCGCATCGCGCCCTGGGCCGGCGCCTGCCTGCTGGTGGGGTCGGCCTACCTGTTCGGGCGCCGCTGGCTGGGCGAACGGGGCGCCTTCCACTGGTTGCTGGTGCTGCTGACGCTGCCGCTGGTGTTCGTGGCGGCGCAGTACGCCAACCTCGACATGCTGGTGGCCGGCTGCATCACGGCCTGCATCCTGGCCTTCGCGCAGGCGGCGCTGCTCGAGCCGGGCGCGCCGGGACGGCGCCAGGCGCTGCTGGCCGGCTACGCGTTCGCCGCCCTGGGGGTGCTGGCCAAGGGCCTGATCGGCATCGTGCTGCCCGGGATGGTGCTGGTGGTCTGGCTGGTGGTGGCCGGGCGGCCGCTGCAGCTGCTGCGCCTGCTCTGGCTGCCGGGGCTGCTGCTGTTCCTGGCGCTGGCCGCGCCCTGGTTCCTGGCCATGCAGGCCCGCTTCGCCGAATTCGCGCACTACTTCTTCGTCGTCCAGCACTTCGGCCGCTACACCACCGAAGGCTTCAACAACGCCCGCCCGTTCTGGTTCTTCCCCGCCGTGCTGGCGCTGCTGGGGCTGCCCTGGTCGGCCTGGCTGGCCACGCGCCGTCCGGCCGCCGCCACCGAGGTGGAACCGGCGCTGCGCCGCCTGATGTGGGTCTGGCTGGCGGTCATCGTGGGCTTCTTCTCGCTGCCCAACTCCAAGCTGGTCGGCTACGTGCTGCCGGCGGCGGCGCCGTTCGCCTTCCTGCTGGCGCAGCGCTGGCAGGCCCGCCGCGATGCCCCGGGCTGGCCGGGCCGGCTGGCGCGCGCCACCGCGCCGCTGGCGGCCGTGCTGTGCCTGGCGGGCGTGGTCGCCGCCGCCTTCCAGGTGCCCAAGAGCAGCAGCCCGCTGGCCGCGGCCATCGCCGCCCGGCCGCCGCAGCCGGTCGCCTTCGTCGAGGGCTACTACTTCGACCTGCCGTTCTACGCCCGCCTGCGCCAGCCGGTGCCGGTGCTCGATCGCTGGGACGACCCCCGGACCACGGCGCGCGACAACTGGCGCCGCGAGCTGGCCGACGCGGGCGCCTTCGCGCCGCAGGCGGTGGCCGAGCGCCTGGTGCTGCCGGCCGTGCTCGGCCAGCCGGGCAACTGCCCGGGCGGCCGCAGCTGGCTGGTCGGCCCGGCCGACCTGGGCAAGCGCTGGCCGCTGCTGGCGGCCGCGCAGCCGGTGGCAGCGAGCCGCGAGGTGGCCCTGTGGGAGCTCAGGGACTGGGCGGCGACGCCGGCGGCCTGTGCCGGAACGCCCAGGCCGAACTGA
- a CDS encoding Bug family tripartite tricarboxylate transporter substrate binding protein — MSLVHRRRSLLALAAASAAVAALPLPAAAQAGNAIRILVGFPPGGGTDAIARTLAEKLKDLLGHPVVVDNRAGAGGQIAAQALKAAAPDGTTLFLSHDHTVSILPLVTRSPGFDPARDFVAVAGFATFVNALAVSGGTPARTMPEYLAWVRSQGGKGNVGVPAPASVPEFLVKLIGQKYGLDLQAAPYRGSAPMIADMLGNQIGAGVGSIPDFIENHKAGKLRVVAVMGNARQAAVPEAPTFAELGLAGFEDVPYYGLFAPAGTPQAAIDRIGEALSKVVAMADVREKLTAMGLAVGYMPQQQLASRERAYTQAWAKIIKTSGYQPQ; from the coding sequence ATGTCCCTCGTCCACCGCCGGCGCAGCCTGCTCGCCCTGGCCGCCGCGTCTGCCGCCGTCGCCGCGCTGCCGCTGCCGGCCGCGGCCCAGGCCGGCAACGCCATCCGCATCCTGGTGGGCTTCCCGCCCGGCGGCGGCACCGACGCCATCGCGCGCACCCTGGCCGAGAAGCTGAAGGACCTGCTCGGCCACCCGGTGGTGGTGGACAACCGCGCCGGCGCCGGCGGCCAGATCGCCGCCCAGGCCCTGAAGGCGGCGGCGCCGGACGGCACCACGCTGTTCCTCAGCCACGACCACACGGTGTCCATCCTGCCGCTGGTGACCAGGTCGCCCGGCTTCGACCCGGCCCGGGACTTCGTCGCCGTGGCCGGCTTCGCCACCTTCGTCAATGCGCTGGCGGTGTCCGGCGGCACGCCGGCCAGGACCATGCCCGAGTACCTGGCGTGGGTGCGTAGCCAGGGCGGCAAGGGCAACGTCGGCGTGCCCGCGCCGGCCTCGGTGCCCGAGTTCCTGGTCAAGCTGATCGGCCAGAAATACGGGCTCGACCTGCAGGCCGCGCCCTACCGCGGCAGCGCGCCGATGATCGCCGACATGCTGGGCAACCAGATCGGTGCCGGTGTCGGCTCGATTCCCGACTTCATCGAGAACCACAAGGCCGGCAAGCTGCGCGTGGTGGCGGTGATGGGCAACGCCCGCCAGGCCGCCGTGCCGGAGGCGCCCACCTTCGCCGAACTGGGCCTGGCCGGCTTCGAGGACGTGCCCTACTACGGCCTGTTCGCGCCCGCCGGCACGCCGCAGGCGGCGATCGACCGCATCGGCGAGGCCCTGTCCAAGGTGGTGGCGATGGCCGACGTGCGCGAGAAGCTCACGGCCATGGGGCTGGCGGTCGGCTACATGCCGCAGCAGCAGCTGGCCAGCCGCGAACGCGCCTACACCCAGGCCTGGGCGAAGATCATCAAGACCAGCGGCTACCAGCCGCAGTGA
- a CDS encoding glycine zipper 2TM domain-containing protein — MNIKPPTLAALLLALCTAGAPALVQASEAGKHKAALAHCSDCGTVQAVTKEKRKGEGGAVGIVAGAAAGGLLGNQVGGGTGKALATVGGAVAGGFVGNEVQKHVTSKEVWVTKVKLKDGSVRTFEQEQAPAWKTGAVVQVRGKSLASL; from the coding sequence ATGAACATCAAGCCCCCCACCCTGGCCGCCCTGCTGCTGGCCCTGTGCACCGCCGGTGCACCCGCGCTGGTCCAGGCGAGCGAAGCCGGCAAGCACAAGGCCGCCCTGGCCCATTGCAGCGACTGCGGCACCGTCCAGGCCGTCACCAAGGAAAAGCGCAAGGGCGAGGGCGGTGCCGTGGGCATCGTCGCCGGCGCGGCGGCCGGCGGCCTGCTGGGCAACCAGGTCGGCGGCGGCACCGGCAAGGCGCTGGCCACGGTGGGCGGCGCGGTTGCCGGCGGCTTCGTCGGCAACGAAGTGCAGAAGCACGTCACCTCCAAGGAGGTCTGGGTCACCAAGGTGAAGCTGAAGGACGGCAGTGTCCGCACCTTCGAGCAGGAGCAGGCGCCGGCCTGGAAGACCGGCGCGGTGGTCCAGGTGCGGGGCAAGAGCCTGGCCAGCCTCTGA
- a CDS encoding ChbG/HpnK family deacetylase, with translation MKPAMRRIVLCIDDYALRPGVDAAVLELAARGLASATSCLVGSPRWPAAAAALRAADTSRLDVGLHLDFTEAPFDGSLRHGLGDFITRAYLHRLPAQRLAAEIRAQFDAFEQAMGRAPDHVDGHQHVHQLPGVRERVLEELARRGHARCWLRGTAVPAGEAGLKPRLIAALGGPALRRRARRQGARTSGHLLGVYDFGGDAARYRALLAGWLARAQDGDVLMCHPARADASGSAGDPIASARLTEYGVLAQDLPALLAAAGCTLAPLLRAT, from the coding sequence ATGAAGCCGGCCATGCGGCGGATCGTGCTGTGCATCGACGACTATGCGCTGCGCCCGGGCGTGGACGCCGCGGTGCTGGAGCTGGCGGCGCGCGGACTGGCCTCGGCCACCAGCTGCCTGGTGGGCAGCCCGCGCTGGCCGGCGGCGGCAGCGGCCCTGCGCGCGGCCGACACCAGCCGGCTCGACGTCGGGCTGCACCTGGACTTCACCGAGGCGCCGTTCGACGGCTCGCTGCGGCATGGACTGGGCGACTTCATCACCCGAGCGTACCTCCACCGGCTGCCGGCCCAGCGGCTGGCGGCCGAGATCCGGGCCCAGTTCGATGCCTTCGAGCAGGCCATGGGGCGGGCGCCCGACCATGTCGACGGCCACCAGCACGTGCACCAGCTGCCCGGGGTGCGCGAGCGGGTGCTGGAGGAGCTGGCGCGGCGCGGCCATGCGCGCTGCTGGTTGCGCGGCACCGCGGTGCCGGCCGGCGAGGCGGGCCTGAAGCCGCGCCTGATCGCGGCCCTGGGCGGCCCCGCGCTGCGGCGGCGGGCGCGGCGCCAGGGCGCGCGCACCAGCGGCCACCTGCTGGGCGTGTACGACTTCGGCGGCGACGCCGCGCGCTACCGCGCGCTGCTGGCCGGCTGGCTGGCGCGCGCGCAGGACGGTGACGTGCTGATGTGCCATCCGGCGCGCGCCGACGCCAGCGGTTCTGCCGGCGACCCGATCGCCAGCGCGCGCCTGACCGAATACGGCGTGCTGGCCCAGGACCTGCCGGCGCTGCTGGCCGCGGCCGGCTGCACGCTGGCGCCGCTGTTGCGCGCCACCTGA
- a CDS encoding GtrA family protein, with product MKPLRRLATFVAVGATAAAVHFAVVVAVVEAGLAPPLAANVAGWLVAFLVSFAGQHRFTFGDRAAPVRHAAPRFFALSAAGFAVNEAAYALLLRLAPVRYDVALALVLVGVAVMTYVLSSAWAFRHRPPASPPSP from the coding sequence ATGAAGCCGCTGCGCCGCCTGGCCACCTTCGTCGCCGTCGGCGCCACCGCCGCCGCCGTCCATTTCGCGGTGGTGGTGGCGGTGGTGGAGGCGGGGCTGGCGCCGCCGCTGGCGGCCAACGTGGCCGGCTGGCTGGTGGCCTTCCTGGTGTCGTTCGCCGGCCAGCACCGGTTCACGTTCGGCGACCGCGCGGCGCCGGTGCGGCATGCGGCCCCGCGTTTCTTCGCCCTGTCGGCGGCCGGCTTCGCCGTCAACGAGGCGGCGTACGCGCTGCTGCTGCGGCTGGCGCCGGTGCGGTACGACGTCGCGCTGGCGCTGGTGCTGGTCGGCGTGGCGGTCATGACCTACGTGCTCAGTTCGGCCTGGGCGTTCCGGCACAGGCCGCCGGCGTCGCCGCCCAGTCCCTGA
- the recQ gene encoding DNA helicase RecQ: MSTIASSILQQVFGYERFRGPQADIVAHVIAGGDALVLMPTGGGKSLCYQVPAIARQRAGQGITVVVSPLIALMHDQVGALHEAGVEAAFLNSSLTFEEAQAVERRLARGEITLLYAAPERLTTPRFQALLDGLQARGQLALFAIDEAHCVSQWGHDFRPEYRGLSVLHERFPGVPRIALTATADALTRADIVERLQLQQARQFVSSFDRPNIRYRIVEKKEPTQQLLRFLEAEHEGDAGIVYCQSRKRVEETAQLLCERGLDALPYHAGLDAAVRQRSQDRFLRDDGVVMVATIAFGMGIDKPDVRFVAHLDMPKNIEGYYQETGRAGRDGLPSQAWMAYGLQDVVNQRRMIDESPAADEYKQVMRGKLDALLALAEATDCRRVRLLGYFGEPSTPCGNCDNCLAPPQVWDGTDAARKLLSTIYRVQQKSGIGFGAGHLMDILRGKATDKVAQFGHQEVSTFGIGAEFSEAQLRGVLRQLIAVGALAVDAEAYNTLRLTDGSRAVLKGERQVLLRESVSQGGGRTRRAGTRGAAPAAATGLNDAGQVRFAALKAWRAEVAKAHNLPAYVIFHDATLAAIAALAPQSVQDLQGVSGIGARKLEAYGDEVLRVLAAA, encoded by the coding sequence GTGTCCACCATCGCCTCGTCCATCCTCCAGCAAGTGTTCGGCTACGAGCGGTTCCGCGGACCGCAGGCCGACATCGTCGCCCACGTCATCGCCGGCGGCGACGCCCTGGTGCTCATGCCCACCGGCGGCGGCAAGTCGCTGTGCTACCAGGTGCCGGCCATCGCCCGCCAGCGCGCCGGCCAGGGCATCACCGTGGTCGTCTCGCCGCTGATCGCGCTGATGCACGACCAGGTCGGCGCCCTGCACGAGGCCGGCGTCGAGGCCGCCTTCCTCAACTCCTCGCTCACCTTCGAGGAAGCCCAGGCGGTCGAGCGGCGGCTGGCACGCGGCGAGATCACGCTGCTGTACGCGGCGCCCGAGCGCTTGACGACGCCGCGCTTCCAGGCCCTGCTCGACGGCCTGCAGGCGCGCGGCCAGCTGGCCCTGTTCGCGATCGACGAGGCGCATTGCGTCAGCCAGTGGGGCCACGACTTCCGGCCCGAGTACCGCGGCCTGTCGGTGCTGCACGAGCGCTTCCCGGGCGTTCCGCGCATCGCGCTCACCGCCACCGCCGACGCCCTCACCCGCGCCGACATCGTCGAGCGGCTGCAGCTGCAGCAGGCGCGCCAGTTCGTCAGCAGCTTCGACCGCCCCAACATCCGCTACCGCATCGTCGAGAAGAAGGAGCCCACCCAGCAGCTGCTGCGGTTCCTGGAGGCCGAGCACGAGGGCGACGCCGGCATCGTCTACTGCCAGTCGCGCAAGCGGGTCGAGGAGACCGCGCAGCTGCTGTGCGAGCGCGGCCTGGACGCCCTGCCCTACCACGCCGGCCTGGACGCCGCGGTGCGCCAGCGCAGCCAGGACCGCTTCCTGCGCGACGACGGCGTCGTCATGGTGGCCACCATCGCCTTCGGCATGGGCATCGACAAGCCCGACGTGCGCTTCGTGGCCCACCTGGACATGCCCAAGAACATCGAGGGCTACTACCAGGAGACCGGCCGCGCCGGGCGCGACGGCCTGCCCTCGCAGGCCTGGATGGCCTACGGCCTGCAGGACGTGGTGAACCAGCGCCGCATGATCGACGAGAGCCCGGCGGCCGACGAGTACAAGCAGGTGATGCGCGGCAAGCTCGATGCGCTGCTGGCGCTGGCCGAGGCGACCGACTGCCGGCGGGTGCGGCTGCTGGGCTACTTCGGCGAGCCGTCGACGCCCTGCGGCAACTGCGACAACTGCCTGGCGCCACCGCAGGTCTGGGACGGCACCGACGCGGCGCGCAAGCTGCTGTCCACCATCTACCGGGTGCAGCAAAAGAGCGGCATCGGTTTCGGCGCCGGCCACCTGATGGACATCCTGCGCGGCAAGGCGACCGACAAGGTGGCGCAGTTCGGCCACCAGGAGGTATCGACCTTCGGCATCGGCGCCGAGTTCAGCGAGGCGCAGCTGCGCGGCGTGCTGCGCCAGCTGATCGCCGTCGGCGCGCTGGCGGTCGATGCCGAGGCCTACAACACGCTGCGCCTGACCGACGGCTCGCGCGCCGTCCTCAAGGGCGAGCGCCAGGTGCTGCTGCGCGAATCGGTCTCGCAGGGCGGTGGCCGCACGCGCCGGGCCGGCACACGCGGCGCCGCGCCGGCGGCGGCCACCGGCCTGAACGACGCCGGCCAGGTCCGGTTCGCGGCGCTGAAGGCCTGGCGGGCCGAGGTGGCCAAGGCGCACAACCTGCCGGCCTATGTCATCTTCCACGACGCCACGCTGGCCGCCATCGCGGCGCTGGCGCCGCAGTCGGTGCAGGACCTGCAGGGCGTCAGCGGCATCGGCGCGCGCAAGCTCGAGGCCTACGGCGACGAGGTGCTGCGGGTGCTGGCGGCGGCCTGA
- a CDS encoding homocysteine S-methyltransferase family protein produces MKPHPYTRGQALPDLLDQRILILDGAMGTMIQRFKLTEADYRGARFQGHAKDLKNNSDVLVLTRPDVIRDIHEGYLAAGADIIETNTFGANTIAQDDYGLGPLAREMNVAATRLARQAADKFSTPDKPRFVAGALGPTPRTASISPDVNDPGARNVDFEQLRAAYHEQVEGLLEGGADLLLVETIFDTLNAKAALFAIDEVFEQTGERLPLIISGTVTDASGRILSGQTVTAFWYSVRHAQPLAIGLNCALGAALMRPYIQELGKAAPDTFISCYPNAGLPNPMSETGFDETPEVTSRLLHDFAAEGLVNIVGGCCGTTPDHIGAIREAVQPLPARSRQRAFFYREAA; encoded by the coding sequence ATGAAGCCCCACCCCTACACCCGTGGCCAGGCCCTCCCGGACCTGCTGGACCAGCGCATCCTCATCCTGGATGGGGCGATGGGCACCATGATCCAGCGCTTCAAGCTGACCGAGGCCGACTACCGCGGCGCGCGCTTCCAGGGCCACGCCAAGGACCTGAAGAACAACAGCGACGTGCTGGTGCTCACCCGCCCCGATGTCATCCGCGACATCCACGAGGGCTACCTGGCGGCCGGCGCCGACATCATCGAGACCAACACCTTCGGCGCCAACACCATCGCGCAGGACGACTACGGCCTGGGCCCGCTGGCGCGCGAGATGAACGTGGCCGCCACCCGGCTGGCGCGGCAGGCGGCCGACAAGTTCTCCACGCCCGACAAGCCGCGCTTCGTCGCCGGCGCGCTCGGCCCGACGCCGCGCACCGCCAGCATCAGCCCGGACGTCAACGACCCGGGCGCGCGCAACGTCGACTTCGAGCAGCTGCGCGCGGCCTACCACGAGCAGGTCGAGGGCCTGCTCGAAGGTGGCGCCGACCTGCTGCTGGTGGAGACCATCTTCGACACGCTCAACGCCAAGGCGGCGCTGTTCGCGATCGACGAGGTGTTCGAGCAGACCGGCGAGCGGCTGCCTCTCATCATCAGCGGCACCGTCACCGATGCCTCCGGCCGCATCCTGAGCGGCCAGACCGTCACCGCCTTCTGGTACAGCGTGCGCCACGCCCAGCCGCTGGCCATCGGCCTGAACTGCGCCCTCGGCGCGGCGCTGATGCGGCCCTACATCCAGGAGCTGGGCAAGGCGGCGCCCGACACCTTCATCAGCTGCTACCCGAACGCCGGCCTGCCCAACCCGATGAGCGAGACCGGCTTCGACGAGACGCCCGAGGTCACCTCGCGCCTGCTGCACGACTTCGCCGCCGAGGGGCTGGTGAACATCGTCGGCGGCTGCTGCGGCACCACGCCCGACCACATCGGCGCGATCCGCGAGGCGGTGCAGCCGCTGCCGGCGCGCAGCCGCCAGCGCGCGTTCTTCTACCGCGAAGCGGCCTGA
- the metH gene encoding methionine synthase: MSAVPSVPPLKLAGLEPVAIGPGALFVNVGERTNVTGSKAFARLILAGEYEQALAVARQQVENGAQVIDINMDEAMLDSKAAMVRFLNLIASEPDIARVPVMVDSSKWEVIEAGLRCLQGKGIVNSISMKEGEAEFRRQARLVRRYGAAAVVMAFDEKGQADTFERKVEICGRAYRILVEEVGFPPEDIIFDPNIFAIATGIEEHNNYAVDFINATRWIKQNLPGAKVSGGVSNVSFSFRGNDPVREAIHTVFLYHAIQAGMDMGIVNAGMVGVYDDVEPELRERVEDVVLNRRPDAGERLVEVAEQAKGAARDEGKRNEWRQLPVGERLAHALVHGITEHIVADTEEVYREVLARGGRPLHVIEGPLMDGMNIVGDLFGQGKMFLPQVVKSARVMKQAVAHLIPYIEEEKKQQEAAGQDVRAKGKIVIATVKGDVHDIGKNIVTVVLQCNNFEVVNMGVMVPCHEILARAKVEGADIVGLSGLITPSLEEMQYVASEMQKDEHFRLKKIPLLIGGATTSRVHTAVKIAPHYEGPVVYVPDASRSVGVAQNLLSDQAARFLADIQADYEKVRHLHATKKQTPLWPLAKARANKTRIDWSGYTPPAPKFIGRRVFRNFDLAELARYIDWGPFFQTWDLAGAFPAILKDEVVGAEAVRVLSDGQRMLKRLVEGRWLTANAVMGFWPANSVNDDDIQLYTDESREQVALTWYGLRQQTEKQAIDGVMRPSRALADFVAPRGVANDYVGAFAVTAGIGSAAKEQYFLQDHDDYSAIMLKALADRLAEAFAECLHERVRKDLWGYAAGEQLGVDELVAEKYRGIRPAPGYPACPDHSVKGDLFQLLQAQDVGMGLTESLAMTPAASVSGFYLSHPDSTYFNVGRIGTDQLEDQVRRRGAERAQLERLLAPNL; the protein is encoded by the coding sequence ATGTCCGCAGTACCCTCCGTTCCCCCCCTGAAGCTGGCCGGCCTGGAGCCGGTCGCCATCGGGCCCGGGGCGCTGTTCGTCAACGTCGGCGAGCGCACCAACGTCACCGGCTCCAAGGCCTTCGCGCGGCTGATCCTGGCCGGCGAGTACGAGCAGGCCCTGGCCGTGGCCCGGCAGCAGGTGGAAAACGGCGCCCAGGTCATCGACATCAACATGGACGAGGCCATGCTGGACAGCAAGGCCGCCATGGTGCGCTTCCTCAACCTCATCGCCAGCGAGCCCGACATCGCGCGGGTGCCGGTGATGGTGGACAGCTCCAAGTGGGAGGTGATCGAGGCCGGCCTGCGCTGCCTGCAGGGCAAGGGCATCGTCAACTCGATCTCGATGAAGGAAGGCGAGGCCGAGTTCCGCCGCCAGGCCCGGCTGGTGCGCCGCTACGGCGCCGCCGCGGTGGTGATGGCGTTCGACGAGAAGGGCCAGGCCGACACCTTCGAGCGCAAGGTCGAGATCTGCGGGCGGGCTTACCGCATCCTGGTCGAGGAGGTCGGCTTCCCGCCCGAGGACATCATCTTCGACCCCAACATCTTCGCCATCGCCACCGGCATCGAGGAGCACAACAACTACGCGGTCGACTTCATCAACGCCACCCGCTGGATCAAGCAGAACCTGCCCGGCGCCAAGGTGAGCGGCGGGGTGTCGAACGTGAGCTTCTCGTTCCGCGGCAACGACCCGGTGCGCGAGGCCATCCACACCGTGTTCCTGTACCACGCCATCCAGGCCGGGATGGACATGGGCATCGTCAACGCCGGCATGGTGGGCGTGTACGACGACGTCGAGCCCGAGCTGCGTGAGCGGGTCGAGGACGTGGTGCTGAACCGGCGCCCGGACGCCGGCGAGCGGCTGGTCGAGGTGGCCGAGCAGGCCAAGGGCGCGGCCAGGGACGAGGGCAAGCGCAACGAGTGGCGCCAGCTGCCGGTGGGCGAGCGGCTGGCGCACGCGCTGGTACACGGCATCACCGAGCACATCGTGGCCGACACCGAGGAGGTGTACCGCGAGGTGCTGGCGCGCGGCGGGCGCCCGCTGCACGTGATCGAGGGGCCGCTGATGGACGGCATGAACATCGTCGGCGACCTGTTCGGCCAGGGCAAGATGTTCCTGCCGCAGGTGGTCAAGTCGGCCCGGGTGATGAAGCAGGCCGTTGCCCACCTCATCCCCTACATCGAGGAAGAGAAAAAGCAGCAGGAGGCGGCCGGCCAGGACGTGCGCGCCAAGGGCAAGATCGTCATCGCCACCGTCAAGGGCGACGTGCACGACATCGGCAAGAACATCGTCACGGTGGTCCTGCAGTGCAACAACTTCGAGGTCGTGAACATGGGCGTGATGGTCCCGTGCCACGAGATCCTGGCCCGCGCCAAGGTCGAGGGCGCCGACATCGTCGGCCTGTCCGGCCTGATCACGCCGTCGCTGGAGGAGATGCAGTACGTCGCCAGCGAGATGCAGAAGGACGAGCACTTCCGCCTGAAGAAGATCCCGCTGCTGATCGGCGGCGCGACCACCAGCCGGGTGCACACGGCGGTGAAGATCGCGCCCCACTACGAGGGCCCGGTGGTCTACGTGCCGGACGCCTCGCGCAGCGTGGGCGTGGCGCAGAACCTGCTGTCGGACCAGGCGGCCAGGTTCCTGGCCGACATCCAGGCCGACTACGAGAAGGTGCGCCACCTGCACGCGACCAAGAAGCAGACCCCGCTGTGGCCGCTGGCCAAGGCGCGCGCCAACAAGACCCGCATCGACTGGAGCGGCTACACGCCGCCGGCGCCCAAGTTCATCGGCCGGCGGGTGTTCCGCAACTTCGACCTCGCCGAGCTGGCCCGCTACATCGACTGGGGCCCGTTCTTCCAGACCTGGGACCTGGCCGGCGCGTTCCCGGCCATCCTGAAGGACGAGGTGGTGGGGGCCGAGGCGGTGCGGGTGCTGTCCGACGGCCAGCGCATGCTCAAGCGGCTGGTCGAGGGGCGCTGGCTCACCGCCAACGCGGTGATGGGCTTCTGGCCGGCCAACAGCGTCAACGACGACGACATCCAGCTGTACACCGACGAGTCGCGCGAGCAGGTGGCCCTGACCTGGTACGGGCTGCGCCAGCAGACCGAGAAGCAGGCCATCGACGGCGTCATGCGCCCGAGCCGGGCCCTGGCCGACTTCGTCGCCCCGCGCGGCGTCGCCAACGACTACGTGGGCGCGTTCGCGGTGACCGCGGGCATCGGCTCGGCGGCCAAGGAGCAGTACTTCCTGCAGGACCACGACGACTACTCGGCCATCATGCTCAAGGCCCTGGCCGACCGCCTGGCGGAAGCCTTCGCCGAATGCCTGCACGAGCGGGTGCGCAAGGACCTGTGGGGCTACGCCGCCGGCGAGCAGCTCGGCGTCGACGAGCTGGTGGCGGAGAAGTACCGCGGCATCCGGCCGGCCCCGGGCTACCCGGCCTGCCCGGACCACAGCGTCAAGGGCGACCTGTTCCAGCTGCTGCAGGCGCAGGACGTCGGCATGGGCCTGACCGAGAGCCTGGCCATGACCCCGGCGGCCAGCGTCAGCGGCTTCTACCTCAGCCATCCCGACAGCACCTACTTCAACGTCGGCCGCATCGGGACCGACCAGCTGGAGGACCAGGTGCGCCGCCGCGGCGCCGAACGGGCCCAGCTCGAACGCCTGCTCGCGCCCAATCTGTGA